The following are encoded together in the Pseudomonas sp. KBS0710 genome:
- the rpmD gene encoding 50S ribosomal protein L30, whose amino-acid sequence MATVKVTLIKSMTGRIPNHKLCVKGLGLRRIGHTVEVQDTPENRGMINKAYYMLRVEG is encoded by the coding sequence ATGGCTACCGTTAAAGTAACGCTGATCAAAAGCATGACCGGCCGCATTCCTAACCACAAACTGTGTGTTAAAGGTTTGGGTCTGCGTCGCATCGGTCACACTGTAGAAGTCCAGGATACTCCCGAGAATCGCGGGATGATCAACAAGGCTTACTACATGCTGCGTGTAGAGGGTTAA
- the rplO gene encoding 50S ribosomal protein L15 codes for MKLNDLSPAPGSRREKHRPGRGIGSGLGKTGGRGHKGQTSRSGGTIAPGFEGGQQPLHRRLPKFGFVSLKAMDRAEVRLSELAKVEGDIVTVQTLKDANVINVNVQRVKIMLSGEVTRAVTIGKGIGATKGARSAIEAAGGKFEE; via the coding sequence ATGAAACTCAATGATCTGAGTCCAGCGCCGGGTTCCCGTCGCGAAAAGCATCGTCCGGGCCGTGGTATCGGTAGCGGTTTGGGTAAGACTGGTGGCCGTGGCCACAAAGGTCAAACCTCTCGCTCCGGTGGCACCATTGCTCCAGGCTTTGAAGGCGGTCAACAGCCGCTGCATCGTCGCCTGCCTAAGTTCGGTTTCGTATCCCTGAAAGCCATGGACCGCGCAGAAGTGCGTCTGTCCGAGCTGGCTAAAGTGGAAGGCGACATCGTTACTGTGCAGACCCTGAAAGATGCCAACGTGATTAACGTCAACGTACAACGTGTGAAAATCATGTTGTCCGGTGAAGTGACTCGCGCTGTCACTATCGGCAAGGGAATCGGCGCCACCAAAGGTGCGCGTTCGGCTATCGAAGCAGCTGGCGGCAAGTTCGAGGAATAA